Part of the Qipengyuania sp. SS22 genome, GGTGCGCCCAATGCGGGCAAGAGCACGCTGGTCAACCAGCTGGTCGGCCAGAAGGTCGCGATTACCAGCGCCAAGGCGCAGACCACGCGGGCGCGGATGATGGGCATCGCGCTGCACGGCAACACGCAGATGATCCTGGTCGACACGCCGGGTATCTTCGCGCCCAAGCGGCGGCTCGACCGCGCGATGGTCAGCGCGGCCTGGGAAGGCGCGGAAGCAGCCGATGCGGTGCTGCTGATGGTCGATCCGGTCAAGCAGCGGCGGCACGAGCTCGAACCGCTGCTCGAACAGGTCGCGCAGCGTCCCGAACGCAAGATCCTCGTGCTCAACAAGGTCGATGTGGCGAAGAAGGAACCGCTGCTGGCGCTGGCGCAGGATCTGGCGGGCAAGGTGGACTTTGCCGATATCTATTTCGTCTCCGCGCTGACCGGCGACGGGGTACCCGAGATGAAGGAAGCGCTGGCGGGAATGATGCCCGAAGGCGTGTGGATGTATCCCGAAGACCAGGTGAGCGATGCCAGCGAACGCCTGCTCGCCACCGAGATCACCCGCGAACAGCTGTACCAGCAGCTGCATGAGGAGCTGCCCTACGACAGCGCGGTGCGGCCCGAGAAATACATCCAACGCCCCGATGGCAGCGTCGAGATCCACCAGCAGATCGTGGTCATCCGCGACAACCAGCGCGCGATCGTGCTCGGCAAGGGCGGTTCGAAGATCAAGGCCATCGGCGAGGCCGCGCGCAAGGAACTGACCGAACTGCTCGGCCAGAAGGTCCACCTGTTCCTCCACGTCAAGACCGACGAGCGGTGGAGCGAGGACAAGGAAATGTTCGAGGAAATCGGGCTGGACTGGAAGAGCTAGGAGCTCTTCGCACCGGCAATGCTCGCGCTCGATTCCCTCCCCCAGATGGCTGCCGCGCTCGCGGCGGGGCTGCTGGTGGGGATCGAGCGCGGATGGAAGCTGCGCGGCGAAACCCCCGGCATGCGGGTTGCGGGAATTCGCACCTTCACCCTGCTGGGCGTGGCGGCAGGCCTTGCGGGCATCATCGCGGGCCACGGCTTTGCAGTCGCCTCCGGTCTCGTCTTTGCAGCGGCCACCGCCATCGTGGCGATCGGCTATTCGCGCGCGGTGCTCGACAGCAGCCGGCCCGATGCAACCAGCGCGGTCGCCGCCATGGTCACGCTGGGTCTGGGGTTCCTCGCCGGGATCGGCGAAGAGGCACTGGCGGTTGCGGGCGCGGCTGTGGTCACGCTGATCCTCACCCTGCGCGCCGAAGTCCACCGCTGGGTCGGCGCGCTCGACGAGGCCGATATCAAGGCCTTCACGCGCTATGCGGTGATCGCGCTGGCGGTGTTCCCCTTTCTGCCCGAGGGGCGTTTCGGCCCCTACGATGCGTGGGAGCCGCGCACCCTGTGGCTGGTGGTGATTATCGTTACCGGTTTTTCCTTCGCCGGCTATGTCGCCAACCGCCTGTTCGGCGCGCGCCGCGGGACCATCGCGACCGCCGTCATCGGCGGCGCCTACAGTTCCACCGCGGTGACGCATTCCTTTGCCCAGCGGATCGGCTCGGGCGGCGGGCACGGCGCGGAGAACGCCGGCATCGCGCTGGCCAGCGCGGTCATGTATCTGCGGGTCATCATCCTGGTCGCAGTGCTCGCGACGAGCCTGCTTCGGCCCTTCGTGATGGTGGTGGCCCCCGCGTTGATCGCCGGCTTTGCGGTCAGTTACCGGCTGTATCTCAAGGCCCCCAGCACGTCCGGCCCCGCCGCACCCGGCAATCCAATCGCCATGCTGCCCGCATTGACCTTCGTCGCTTTCGTGGCCGTTGCTGCGGTGGCCGCCCGCTGGGCGCAGGGCGAGTTCGGCGAACAGGGCATCGCGGTCCTGTTGCTGCTGATGGGCAGCATGGATGTCGATGCCGCTATCGTCACCGCAGGCGGGCTCGGGCCGGGCACCATCGCCCCCGACCTCGCCGCGCTGGCGATCGCGGGGACGATCCTCGCCAATATGAGCGTGAAGCTGGGCGTCACCCTCGTTTACGGCGGGCGCGAGGCGCGCCCTGCCGCGCTGGCGCTGGGCGCAAGCATGGTGGTGCTCGCCGGGAGCCTTGTTGTGGGGTATGTGCGGCCTTGAGTTGCGAGCGCTCGGCCCTGATTACTGGTTGGCGAGCTCGAAGTTGATATCGAACCGCCTCAAGTAGCTAACCGCGTTGCCATCAGCGTCGGTTCTGATCTGAAATTCTTGCGCCCCTGCCTGTTCGCAGGCCACTTCGCCAAACGCATCGGGCAGCTCGGTCAACGCTTCGCAGCGGACCATCTCGCCCTGCATTCCGATCTCGAGACCTAGCTCGATACCAGACTGGGGCGCGCCTTCGGCATCCTCTGGCAGGCGATTCACGGTCAAGATGATGCCGTCTTGTTGGATCCGTCCCAACCGAGATGCGAGACCTGATCGGCCATCGGCGTCGACGATGGTGATTATTCGCCCCAATCCATAACCGCGCTTCCCCGCGAAATTTCTGGCAGGTTCGATCCGGTGGCCGATCAGGACCGCGCACATCTCTTCGGCCACGTCTTCGTGCGGCACGGAGTGCCTTACTTCGCAGCTGAGGACTTTCCCTTTCGGATCGGCGAATACCTCCAGGCGGGCAGCCGTCCATTTACGCTCGCGATCGACCCATCCGGGCAGGTTGTCGTTGACATGCTTCGCGTCGCGGACCTCGAAAGAGGGCGTCGCAAACGAAACAGCGGCAGCCAAGAAAGGAAGAAACAAGGAGCTACTCCAATGCCATTTCAGAAGGTTCTCAACGACCTAACGTGAATCGGCCAGGTTGGCGAGTGGGATCACGAACTCCGGCTACCGCTTCTTCAGGATCTCGATCTTGTTCTTCTTGGCGAAGTCCTTGGTCGATTCCTCGCTGCGGCCGATGGCCTTGGCGATTTCCTTGAGGCCCTTGCCCTTGCCTGCCAGCAGCCGCAGCTGTCCGGCCTCGTCGGCCTTCCACGGCTGCTTGTGGCGTTCGAAACGTTCCTTCGCCATCAGTCGGCCTCCGCTTTCTTCGCCGCGGGCTTCTTGGCAGGGGCCTTCTTCTTGGCGGGCGCCTTCTTGGCGGCGGGCTTTTTCTTCGCAGCAGCCTTCTTCTTCGGCGCGGCCTTCTTCTTTTTCGCCGGGCCCTTGGCCGCGCGCGCATCGATCAGCTCGATCGCCTGCGCCTCGGTGACGTCCTCGGGCTTCATGTCCTTGGGGATCGTCGCATTGGTGGTGCCGTCGGTGACATAGGGTCCGTAGCGGCCCGGCATCACCTTCATCTCGGCGCCGCTGGTCGGATGTTCGCCCAGCGTCTTGATCGGTTCGGCCTTGCCGCGCCCACCGCCCTTGCGATTGGCGGCTTCGGCAAGCAGCGTGACCGCCGCATTCATGCCGGTATCGAACACGTCGCGCGTGCTCTGCAGCTTGGCGTATTTGCCATCATGTCGCAGGTAGGGGCCGTAACGCCCTATCGCGGCTTCGATTTCCTTGCCGCTTTCGGGATGCGTCCCGACGATCCGCGGCAGGCTGAGCAGCTTCAAAGCCCATTCGAGATCGAAATCGTCGAGATCCTTGGGGATGCTCGCGCGCTTGGCTTCCTTGCCCTCGCCCAGCTGGATGTAGGGGCCGAAGCGCCCCGTCTTGCGTTCGACCGGGAGGCCGGTTTCGGGATCTTCGCCCATCACCCCGTCATCCGCGCCGTCGTCGCCTTCACCGCCGGGCTTGGCGAACTGGCGGGTGAACTTGCAGTCGGGGTAGTTGGCGCAGGCGACGAAGGCGCCGTAGCGGCCGCCGCGCAGCGCCAGCCGG contains:
- the era gene encoding GTPase Era: MTQETTKCGVVAVLGAPNAGKSTLVNQLVGQKVAITSAKAQTTRARMMGIALHGNTQMILVDTPGIFAPKRRLDRAMVSAAWEGAEAADAVLLMVDPVKQRRHELEPLLEQVAQRPERKILVLNKVDVAKKEPLLALAQDLAGKVDFADIYFVSALTGDGVPEMKEALAGMMPEGVWMYPEDQVSDASERLLATEITREQLYQQLHEELPYDSAVRPEKYIQRPDGSVEIHQQIVVIRDNQRAIVLGKGGSKIKAIGEAARKELTELLGQKVHLFLHVKTDERWSEDKEMFEEIGLDWKS
- a CDS encoding MgtC/SapB family protein, with product MLALDSLPQMAAALAAGLLVGIERGWKLRGETPGMRVAGIRTFTLLGVAAGLAGIIAGHGFAVASGLVFAAATAIVAIGYSRAVLDSSRPDATSAVAAMVTLGLGFLAGIGEEALAVAGAAVVTLILTLRAEVHRWVGALDEADIKAFTRYAVIALAVFPFLPEGRFGPYDAWEPRTLWLVVIIVTGFSFAGYVANRLFGARRGTIATAVIGGAYSSTAVTHSFAQRIGSGGGHGAENAGIALASAVMYLRVIILVAVLATSLLRPFVMVVAPALIAGFAVSYRLYLKAPSTSGPAAPGNPIAMLPALTFVAFVAVAAVAARWAQGEFGEQGIAVLLLLMGSMDVDAAIVTAGGLGPGTIAPDLAALAIAGTILANMSVKLGVTLVYGGREARPAALALGASMVVLAGSLVVGYVRP